In Monodelphis domestica isolate mMonDom1 chromosome 4, mMonDom1.pri, whole genome shotgun sequence, one DNA window encodes the following:
- the MTIF3 gene encoding translation initiation factor IF-3, mitochondrial, with the protein MIALMRKFIHQAVKTGMKCGDRYFSIQIVQKAALAQFGAITVSKKLPLPAYAKAFSTVENTEDEMDKKKLSKPTFGNVGRKIHHRILQVLDSNGNSLGTMHRANVIRLMEEQNLRLVLRKANADPPVYQLMTGSQIHEEQLQIREKEKAQSKTGPPQLKELIFSSNIAQHDLNTKIKQIKQWIEKKYQVQITVKKDKTADPEDNMEELFNKILKTMPELATFTSKPKTTRGGKAATCVFRHLSKKEMAEYKNIKEETEKNRDSLNKEKSAITESNILQQ; encoded by the exons ATGATAGCTCTTATGAGGAAGTTCATACACCAGGCTGTGAAAACTGGAATGAAGTGTGGTGATAGATATTTTAGTATACAGATCGTGCAAAAGGCAGCATTAGCACAGTTTGGGGCCATCACTGTTTCCAAAAAATTGCCACTGCCAGCATATGCTAAAGCATTTAGTACTGTTGAAAACACAGAAGATGAAATGGACAAGAAAAAACTATCAAAACCAACTTTTGGTAATGTTGGGAGAAAAATTCATCATCGAATTCTTCAAGTACTTGATAGTAATGGGAATAGTTTGGGAACTATGCACCGAGCTAACGTGATTCGTCTAATGGAGGAACAAAACCTGAGACTTGTTTTACGGAAAGCCAATGCAGATCCTCCAGTGTATCAGTTAATGACAGGAAGCCAGATTCATGAAGAACAGCttcaaataagagagaaagaaaaggctcaATCGAAAACTG GACCTCCCCAGTTAAAGGAATTAATCTTTTCTTCAAATATTGCACAACATGATTTGAACACCAAAATCAAACAAATTAAACAAtggattgaaaaaaaatatcaagtccAAATTAcagtaaagaaagacaaaacagcAGACCCAGAAGATAATATG gaGGAGCTTTTTAATAAAATTCTCAAGACTATGCCTGAACTAGCTACTTTCACATCTAAGCCCAAAACTACAAGAGGTGGGAAAGCTGCAACCTGTGTTTTTCGCCACTTGAGCAAAAaggaaatggctgaatataagaatattaaagaagagactgaaaaaaacagagattctttaaataaggaaaagagtGCTATTACAGAATCAAATATTCTGCAGCAGtga